atataatacagCCGGTTCCCTTCCGCATCAGGCAGAGATATTCCATAGCGAGACCGGCTGTGTCGAATAGGAAGTCAACACTGCCATGCTCGATGACATCCTTTGGGTCGGACTTTTTATAGTCGATAACTGTCCATGTCAGATCTGGATCTACACTTTGTTAGTCGGATCAAGGATTAACGTACTTTCATCGACGGTCACCTCCCCTAGAAGCTCGGGGACTTTGGGAACCTTCGCTGTTGAAACAGTCGTTATCACCTTTCCAGCACGGAAAACATTCTTCGCTAGTTGGCAGGCGAAAGAGCCAGTGCCGCCCACTGCAGATCGTCTTGTCAGTAGCGCACATGGACATAATAGTGAGGCGGTGACATACAGCCAGCGGGCACGAAGACAGTCTTCCCCGATAGATCACCGTCGTATTTCTTCAGGGCTTGGAATGCAGTTGACGCCGCTAGTGGGATGGCAGCCGCGTCCTCGAATGACAGTGATGGTGGTTTTAGAGCGATGAAGCGCTCCGGGCATACAGCGTATTCACTCCATGAGCCTTTATACCACGTCAGTAAAAGTAGAACCAAGTACCAAAATCATAGGTTTGATACCTCGATGCGACTCTGGCAATCTAACATAAACAGCGTCGCCAGCTTTGAATCTCGTCACGCCTGTGCCGGTCTCTTCGACAATTCCAGCTGCGTCGTACCCGATTTTGTATGGAAAGCTGAGCCATCAATGCTAAATATTTTCAACGATAGTGAGAAATTCACGTACGACTCTTTAAGCGCCATCTTGAAGACCCCCTCTGCCTTCTTCAGATCTACAGGATTGACGCTCGCGGCATGGATCTTGATAAGGACATCATGTGGGTCCTTGATCTCGGGCCGAGACAGGTCGAGGAGTTGATACTCGGTCGGAGTCGTATGAGAAGTGATTCCAACAGACAGCATATTGATGACAGTCCAAGTAGGTAAATAGATAGGCAAGGGGCTGAGAATATGTAGACATCATCTTATATCGCCACACGTCATGTGACCCATCTGGTCTGCCGAGGTTGAGCCCTAAACTGGATCGTTCTATGTTTtctaatctttaattattttttagcGGACAGTTTGTCGACCCGAGCCGGTGCAACTGTCTCTCCGCTCTTATGTAGATCGGCATATCCACTCTAACCATCCCCCCCGCCGCCGTTTACAGTGGAGTACAAATTGGGAGAGGAGCTTTCCGGTATACAGCAAAATGGTCTGTTCTTTTGTGCCTTGCCAGATAAAATGCAATTCCAACGAACACCCAGTATACTTAGATGTACATATTTTGAAGGCAGGTGTACTACAGTTCCCAGATATCCACAGCGGGAGAAGTAGCTAACCAGCCCCCCAAGGATAGTGCTTTGATCTCAGTAACAAGCCAAGAAGTTTCCTCAGAGGAAGGACAAAGTCTCGAAGCTACATCGCCTAGCTTCTGTATTTCCACATGGATGTTATAGCTCGTAAGGAGAGTCTCGCCCATGATGTGCCTTGGCTGTAAGATTTGCGCGTCAATGGTAGGACACAGATCAGCCATGGTCCGCATGACGACTCCGGCGTAATACAGGCATATTATGGCGACGATGTTATGTTGCGAGGCGGCTCGTTGGTTTGGGAAGTAGGGTGTTACGAGGTCGTCTTGTTGGAGTGTTGCGGTGATGAGGTACCATATCTGGCATGCGTGGTACAGGGCGACTTTGGCGGAAGTCGTTGTGGACCAGCAGGTTAAGTCGTTGATTCTTTGTTGCTCGAATGGAGCGGTAGAGACGTCTGAATCTGTGGATGGgattttaaataaattcATGTTAGAGTGGATTCGGATGTATGCGAGGTGGTACAGGAGCCAGGCTGAGAGGTTCTCGCGGTCGTATAGGGAGATCGGATTCAGCATTCTTTTAACGGACTCCCAATCAGGCGATCGCAAGGCATGCTGGGTATGTAAAGGTGTCGTCCCCAGTGGCAGGTGAAGTCCGTAAAGCATCAATTCATGGATGGGAGCCGAAAGAGGagtgagactgagactgcCAGTTCCACTCCCGTGCAGGTGCCAGAAGAGCTCTGCATACATGGGATGAAAGGCCGCCTCCTGGCGTGCAGTCAGCAGTCTCTCGCGCCAGTCTGGTCCGACATAGAGCCAGAGTTCCTGATTACAGGGGATCTTCAGGCACAGTTCTTCGCATGAAAGCTGGGGCGATGTGTTTAGAAGAATGCTTGATATGGCCTCCCACCGCAAAAAGGCGAATGCCATCCGTCGTTTCCGCTCCAGTTTGATCCATCTCGTCAGGCTTTCCTCCCCGTCGTATTGGCtgtctggtgctggtgtCTCGCTGAAAAGATTGACTCTTCGCGCGTGGGAGGCCAGCACAGCCCTTGCCTGGTGGATATACTTGGGTGTCCGGGCATGGCCCAAGTGCAGCGATGCAATTGCGAGTAAAAGAAGGGCTTCGAATATCTGATCCAGCTTGTCCTCGTGCTCTGGACATGCTAGGCACGCACTGACAACCGCTGCCTTTAACGAGTGCAGCATGGACATGCCATACGCCTTCGCCCGAGAAGTCCCAGCGTAGATGGCTCCGATGGAGGTCATTGTGAGGTAGAGCAAGGGCTCAACTGCGTCATAATCAAACCCCTGCCGCCACATTATAGGCCACATATGATGGAATTCGTCGAAGAAGCATGTAACAAATGAATGTAGAACATGGCTTGCGCTCTTTGGCGCGTCCAAGCCACCGAAAGAAGAATCAAAGAGTTGGGACAGGGCTCGCCTTTTGCGGCAGCGGAAAACAACGTCATTCATGGGGAACTGCTGGAAATCATCGACCGCTTCTTGTACGATTCCGTGGACAACTTCTGGGGGTTTGCGTTGCGTCGCTGCTGGTGGGATGATGCTGGGCATGTATCCCATGCTTTTCGTCGGGCCGGCCATGTAACTATTCGAAAGGTCCGCCCCAAGCCCAGGGGCCATAGATATGTCGCCAATATGTGTGAATGAAGCATCCTTACCGAGACTTCCATTCCAATCCAGCCCAAGCCCATTCAACTTTCCTGCTGTGTTAATCTGAGGCCCCGACCACAACGGCACCGCATTAGTTTCAGGCAGCGGTACTGGTAACAACGACTCGAAATCCACCACCGGTTGCGCTGCTGCTTGCGATAGCAGATTAGGGGCCCCGGTAGCGGGCTCCAGGGCCGAAGCCGGACTCAGCATAGTCGAAATCAAGCTCTCATTttgcgatgaagaggaggccgtCGTGACGGTGGCAGACGTAGCAGCCTCAGATCGAGACTTGTTAGCAGCACTGCGCTTCGGAAAGTCGCGGACACTGGGACGAGTCGACTTCATGCGATACGCACAGGCCTTGCCAGCCTTGAGACAGTTGCGACACGGATTGCCGTTGTCACACCGGATCTTACCCCGGCGACACTCGTC
Above is a window of Aspergillus puulaauensis MK2 DNA, chromosome 2, nearly complete sequence DNA encoding:
- a CDS encoding Zn(II)2Cys6 transcription factor domain-containing protein (COG:S;~EggNog:ENOG410PUYM;~InterPro:IPR036236,IPR036864,IPR007219,IPR013087, IPR001138;~PFAM:PF00172,PF04082;~go_function: GO:0000981 - DNA-binding transcription factor activity, RNA polymerase II-specific [Evidence IEA];~go_function: GO:0003677 - DNA binding [Evidence IEA];~go_function: GO:0008270 - zinc ion binding [Evidence IEA];~go_process: GO:0006351 - transcription, DNA-templated [Evidence IEA];~go_process: GO:0006355 - regulation of transcription, DNA-templated [Evidence IEA]); amino-acid sequence: MESLSCSQCSRQYASYSAYNRHRKTHDRTRWHSCDICDLQFSRSDVLHRHKQIHGESSGGSNSVRQRSIRACDECRRGKIRCDNGNPCRNCLKAGKACAYRMKSTRPSVRDFPKRSAANKSRSEAATSATVTTASSSSQNESLISTMLSPASALEPATGAPNLLSQAAAQPVVDFESLLPVPLPETNAVPLWSGPQINTAGKLNGLGLDWNGSLGKDASFTHIGDISMAPGLGADLSNSYMAGPTKSMGYMPSIIPPAATQRKPPEVVHGIVQEAVDDFQQFPMNDVVFRCRKRRALSQLFDSSFGGLDAPKSASHVLHSFVTCFFDEFHHMWPIMWRQGFDYDAVEPLLYLTMTSIGAIYAGTSRAKAYGMSMLHSLKAAVVSACLACPEHEDKLDQIFEALLLLAIASLHLGHARTPKYIHQARAVLASHARRVNLFSETPAPDSQYDGEESLTRWIKLERKRRMAFAFLRWEAISSILLNTSPQLSCEELCLKIPCNQELWLYVGPDWRERLLTARQEAAFHPMYAELFWHLHGSGTGSLSLTPLSAPIHELMLYGLHLPLGTTPLHTQHALRSPDWESVKRMLNPISLYDRENLSAWLLYHLAYIRIHSNMNLFKIPSTDSDVSTAPFEQQRINDLTCWSTTTSAKVALYHACQIWYLITATLQQDDLVTPYFPNQRAASQHNIVAIICLYYAGVVMRTMADLCPTIDAQILQPRHIMGETLLTSYNIHVEIQKLGDVASRLCPSSEETSWLVTEIKALSLGGWLATSPAVDIWEL